A genomic window from Salvia hispanica cultivar TCC Black 2014 chromosome 5, UniMelb_Shisp_WGS_1.0, whole genome shotgun sequence includes:
- the LOC125189508 gene encoding probable leucine-rich repeat receptor-like protein kinase At1g35710, translated as MTNYPTKYLLIFLIFHSIFFGFGIRQSRASCHPTDREALLDFKRRITFDPSKLLDSWIPSKDCCTSWNGIKCNPSTGRVINLDRRGLYPDDRLINTTMSGTLSPFLGNLSSLESLILSDLKNLTGFIPSELGKLTNLREMYIELNNLEGSIPSTIKSMSKLEALVLSDNHLTGPIPHNLFKKLKSLKYLDFSNNNLSGSLPESIENLSNLTSLILTNNRLSGSIPPSIGNMDSLTSIELSDNNLSGPIPNSIGNLRRVNFLNLENNNLSGNIPTTIGNMIRLVYIYLSNNNLTGKIPPTLSKLENLLYLELSRNRLSGPIPPQFANMSGLGSLILYGNGLSGPISPELANISGLGNILLSNNRLSGPIPPQLANLSDLSFLHLSGNSLTGKIQ; from the coding sequence CATTCCATTTTCTTCGGGTTTGGGATTCGACAATCTCGAGCTTCCTGCCACCCTACGGATAGAGAGGCACTCCTTGATTTCAAAAGAAGAATCACTTTTGATCCCTCAAAATTGCTTGACTCTTGGATTCCTAGCAAAGATTGTTGCACATCATGGAATGGAATCAAATGCAACCCTTCAACAGGCCGAGTCATCAATTTGGATCGTCGCGGGCTTTATCCCGATGACCGGCTCATAAACACCACAATGTCTGGAACATTGTCCCCATTTCTTGGGAATCTCTCTTCCCTTGAATCTCTCATTCTGTCCGATCTGAAGAACTTAACGGGCTTCATCCCATCTGAATTAGGCAAGCTTACTAACTTGCGCGAAATGTACATCGAATTAAACAATCTCGAAGGATCAATCCCAAGCACTATTAAGAGCATGAGTAAACTAGAAGCCCTAGTTCTTAGCGATAACCATCTCACGGGCCCCATCCCCCATAATCTTTTCAAGAAATTGAAGTCGCTAAAATACTTGGATTTCAGCAACAACAATTTGAGCGGAAGCTTACCTGAGTCCATAGAAAACCTATCCAATCTCACGTCATTGATTCTCACAAACAATCGCCTCAGCGGAAGCATCCCACCATCCATCGGAAACATGGACTCCCTCACTTCCATCGAGCTATCCGACAACAACCTGTCCGGCCCGATCCCGAACTCTATTGGCAACCTACGACGAGTTAATTTCCTGAATCTCGAAAACAACAATCTTAGCGGCAACATCCCCACAACCATTGGCAACATGATCAGACTCGTCTACATATACCTATCAAACAACAACTTAACCGGCAAAATCCCACCAACCCTATCAAAACTTGAGAATCTATTATACCTAGAGCTATCTAGAAACAGGCTTTCCGGCCCAATCCCACCCCAATTTGCCAACATGAGCGGCCTCGGAAGTCTAATACTATATGGAAACGGGCTTTCCGGCCCAATCTCACCCGAACTCGCCAACATAAGCGGCCTCGGAAATATATTGCTATCTAATAATAGGCTTTCTGGTCCGATCCCACCCCAACTCGCCAACTTGAGCGACCTCTCATTTCTACACCTTTCTGGCAACTCCCTCACAGGGAAGATTCAGTAG
- the LOC125187341 gene encoding F-box/kelch-repeat protein At5g26960 — protein MSAASCSSRHFSWLMKSCFPNPQHPSAFSPTTIADSSTTISCLPDDLLLECLCRVPPSTLPSLPSVCRRWAHLLNSPSFHLFRLRHHTLLHTLFSISISNSALFAAALRFHHPDPSWKLSSFVPAIDNDFSLFSHFRLVSLARKIYIIDRAAMLRCDTWTGTIVPKAGMTFPRKKFAAAAVAGRILVAGGCARTSAVEAYDPDENAWRVVSDAPRRRYGCIGASADGVFYVIGGLKIGHDPAGAAHVYAGSMDLYDVAAGGWLRSRSVPGGGCVVAACAAGGDVYVLTSHAVELAFWRFGASRKREGFGEWCRIRSPPLPAQVRLDSAVRFSCVGVGDRVVLVQVVGCIDDLLRRSGRMERGLREGLVLVYDCGGDEWSRAPDMPHLIRRAACVCVEC, from the coding sequence ATGTCAGCAGCATCATGCTCCTCCCGGCACTTCTCATGGCTGATGAAATCCTGCTTCCCTAACCCCCAGCACCCCTCCGCCTTCTCCCCCACCACCATCGCCGACTCCTCAACCACCATCTCCTGCCTCCCCGATGACCTCCTATTGGAGTGCCTCTGCCGAGTCCCTCCCTCCACTCTCCCCTCCCTCCCCTCCGTGTGCCGCCGCTGGGCCCACCTCCTCAACTCCCCCTCCTTCCACCTCTTCCGCCTCCGCCACCACACCCTCCTCCACACCctcttctccatctccatctccaatTCCGCCCTCTTCGCCGCCGCCCTCCGCTTCCACCACCCCGATCCCTCCTGGAAGCTCTCCTCCTTCGTCCCCGCCATCGACAATGATTTCTCCCTCTTCTCGCATTTCCGCTTGGTCTCGCTCGCCCGGAAGATTTACATAATCGACCGCGCCGCGATGCTGCGCTGCGACACGTGGACGGGGACCATCGTGCCCAAGGCCGGGATGACGTTTCCCAGGAAGAAGTTCGCCGCGGCCGCCGTCGCCGGCCGGATCCTCGTCGCCGGCGGCTGCGCCAGGACGTCGGCGGTCGAGGCCTACGACCCCGACGAGAACGCCTGGCGCGTGGTGTCCGACGCGCCTCGCCGGAGGTACGGCTGCATCGGCGCGTCGGCCGACGGCGTGTTCTACGTCATCGGCGGGCTGAAGATCGGCCACGATCCGGCGGGGGCGGCGCACGTCTACGCCGGATCGATGGACCTGTACGACGTGGCGGCGGGGGGGTGGCTGAGGAGCAGATCGGTCCCCGGCGGGGGGTGCGTGGTGGCGGCGTGCGCGGCGGGCGGCGACGTGTACGTGCTGACGAGCCACGCGGTGGAGCTGGCGTTCTGGAGATTCGGCGCGTCGAGGAAGAGGGAGGGTTTCGGGGAGTGGTGCAGGATAAGGAGCCCGCCGCTGCCGGCGCAGGTTAGGCTGGACAGCGCGGTGAGGTTCAGCTGCGTGGGGGTGGGGGATAGGGTGGTGCTGGTGCAGGTGGTCGGGTGCATCGATGATCTGCTGAGGAGGAGCGGGAGGATGGAGAGGGGGCTCAGGGAGGGGCTGGTGTTGGTGTACGATTGCGGCGGGGATGAGTGGAGTAGAGCGCCGGACATGCCGCACCTCATACGACGCGCCGCCTGCGTGTGCGTCGAATGCTAA